In Rhipicephalus microplus isolate Deutch F79 chromosome 9, USDA_Rmic, whole genome shotgun sequence, one genomic interval encodes:
- the LOC119163812 gene encoding uncharacterized protein LOC119163812 — protein sequence MAFSIVHSLLTREGDGAMDGILAATSAVNDVKPSVEGLVDENHYANEVAVDVIPTVDHGHYANDVTTDVKPNIDHGHYANEYASDVKPSVDHEHYAKEVTVDLKPLVNHGHYSNEVIALVYNKPSVDHGLYGNEVTEDVDPCVDHGHYANEVTVDLKPIVDHRHNANEGMALVDEKASVDDGHELNTVTLCEGSVSVKSRDQYHLLVCVEDGLHSCRQCAYTTTDKGHMNVHLRQHTGERPFQCHLCPATFVVQVRLTEHIRTHTGERPFSCTQCNASFSVKWSLTKHLPTHTGERPFCCVKSFSKKCILKQHMCTHAGERPFSCLFCNASFF from the exons ATGGCCTTCTCTATAGTTCATAGCCTCCTAACTAGAGAAGGCGATGGTGCAATGGACGGCATTCTGGCAGCGACTAGTGCAGTGAATGATGTGAAACCGAGTGTTGAAGGCTTGGTTGACGAAAATCATTATGCGAATGAAGTTGCGGTAGACGTGATTCCTACTGTTGATCACGGACATTATGCGAACGATGTTACGACGGACGTGAAGCCGAACATTGACCATGGGCATTATGCGAATGAATATGCGTCGGACGTGAAGCCGAGTGTTGATCACGAACATTATGCGAAGGAAGTTACGGTGGACTTAAAGCCGTTAGTTAATCACGGACATTATTCGAATGAAGTTATCGCATTGGTGTACAACAAGCCGAGTGTTGATCATGGGCTCTATGGGAATGAAGTTACGGAGGACGTGGATCCGTGTGTTGATCACGGACACTATGCCAATGAAGTTACAGTGGACTTGAAGCCGATTGTTGATCACAGGCATAATGCGAATGAAGGTATGGCTTTGGTggacgaaaaggcgagtgttgaTGATGGACATGAATTGAATACAGTTACTCTCTGTGAAG GTTCCGTTTCTGTGAAATCCCGTGACCAGTACCATTTGCTTGTGTGTGTAGAAGATGGACTGCATTCCTGCCGGCAGTGTGCCTATACGACCACGGATAAAGGACACATGAATGTGCACCTTCGCCAACACACAGGGGAGCGTCCCTTCCAGTGTCACCTTTGCCCGGCTACTTTTGTTGTGCAAGTCCGCCTCACAGAGCACATTCGCACCCATACCGGGGAGCGTCCTTTCTCCTGCACCCAGTGCAATGCGTCCTTTTCAGTGAAATGGAGCCTGACGAAACACTTGCccacccacacaggagagcgtcccttttgCTGTGTTAAATCCTTTTCAAAGAAATGTATCCTGAAGCAGCACATGTGCACCCATGCAGGAGAGCGTCCTTTCTCCTGTCTCTTCTGCAATGCATCATTTTTTTGA